In Horticoccus luteus, the following proteins share a genomic window:
- a CDS encoding ABC transporter ATP-binding protein, whose protein sequence is MPAVVQLEEIHKTYDSGEVQVRAVQGVSLAIAAGEFVAMMGASGSGKSTLMNLLGCLDRPTSGRYLLDGVDVSDLGRNERADIRNQKLGFVFQGFNLLSRTTALENVELPLLYGPRRVTGRALRDRALKCLDIVGLANRAGHFPNQLSGGQQQRVAIARALVNQPQILLADEPTGNLDSKTSVEVMGVFQKLNDEGITIVMVTHELDIAQYCRRNLVMRDGRIVSDAPVAARLLAEDEMRKLREAETAAKLTSHD, encoded by the coding sequence ATGCCCGCGGTCGTTCAACTCGAAGAGATTCACAAGACCTACGACTCCGGCGAGGTGCAGGTCCGCGCCGTGCAAGGCGTCTCGCTGGCGATCGCCGCCGGCGAGTTCGTCGCCATGATGGGCGCCAGCGGTTCGGGCAAGTCCACGCTCATGAACTTGCTCGGCTGCCTCGATCGGCCCACCAGTGGCCGCTACCTGCTCGACGGCGTCGATGTATCCGACCTCGGCCGCAACGAACGCGCCGATATCCGCAACCAGAAACTGGGCTTCGTCTTCCAAGGGTTCAACCTCCTCAGTCGCACGACCGCGCTCGAAAACGTCGAACTGCCGCTTCTCTACGGGCCGCGCCGCGTCACCGGCCGCGCCCTGCGCGATCGCGCCCTGAAATGCCTCGACATCGTCGGCCTCGCCAATCGCGCCGGTCATTTTCCCAATCAACTCTCCGGCGGACAACAACAGCGCGTGGCGATCGCGCGCGCCCTCGTCAACCAGCCGCAGATCCTCCTCGCCGATGAACCGACCGGCAATCTCGACAGCAAAACCTCCGTCGAGGTCATGGGCGTTTTCCAAAAGCTCAACGACGAGGGCATCACGATCGTGATGGTCACGCACGAACTCGACATCGCCCAATATTGCCGTCGCAACCTCGTGATGCGCGACGGCCGGATTGTCAGCGATGCGCCCGTCGCCGCCCGGCTTCTGGCCGAAGATGAGATGCGCAAACTCCGCGAGGCCGAAACCGCCGCGAAACTCACCAGCCACGACTGA
- a CDS encoding ABC transporter permease has translation MRIGSTFTVSFRALRRNILRSCLTALGIIIGVGAFIATVSIGTGAKAQIEAQVASLGQNIISVFPGSMTSGGMRGGWGSASTLTPEDAQAIAREINGVVAVSPEMRDRSQVLANGLNWNTQIMGEGPDYTSIRSWPVVDGAMFSEQDVRSFAKVAVIGKTVADQLFPGTSPVGQTIRIRNIPFKIVGLLASKGFNFFGQDQDDIVIIPYSSHMRRVSRRTNINSILIQAVSTQQMPRIQQEITDLLQQRRDGREPDFTVRNQVELAQMATATSNTMTALLAIVTGISLLVGGIGIMNIMLVSVTERTREIGIRLAVGAHGREIMLQFLTEAIVLSGLGGAIGVVLGIGASKMLPHFTNWAVLVSPLSIVIALGVSGTIGVFFGFYPARKAAQLDPIDALRYE, from the coding sequence ATGCGCATCGGCTCCACGTTCACCGTCTCGTTTCGCGCTCTGCGGCGCAACATCCTGCGCTCCTGCCTCACGGCCCTCGGCATCATCATCGGCGTGGGCGCCTTTATCGCCACGGTCAGCATCGGCACCGGCGCCAAGGCCCAAATCGAAGCGCAGGTGGCCAGCCTCGGCCAGAATATCATTTCCGTTTTTCCCGGCAGCATGACCTCCGGCGGCATGCGCGGCGGCTGGGGCTCCGCGAGCACGCTGACGCCCGAAGATGCCCAGGCGATCGCCCGCGAAATCAACGGCGTCGTCGCGGTCAGTCCCGAGATGCGCGACCGCTCCCAAGTCCTCGCCAACGGCCTCAACTGGAACACACAGATCATGGGCGAGGGCCCCGACTACACGTCAATCCGCTCGTGGCCCGTCGTCGATGGCGCCATGTTTTCGGAGCAGGATGTTCGCAGTTTCGCCAAAGTTGCCGTCATCGGCAAAACCGTCGCGGACCAACTTTTCCCGGGCACCAGCCCGGTCGGCCAGACCATTCGCATCCGCAATATTCCCTTCAAGATCGTCGGTCTTCTCGCGTCCAAGGGCTTCAACTTCTTCGGGCAGGATCAAGACGACATCGTGATCATTCCCTACTCGAGCCACATGCGCCGCGTCTCCCGCCGCACCAATATCAACTCGATCCTGATTCAGGCGGTCAGCACGCAACAAATGCCGCGCATCCAGCAGGAAATCACCGATCTCCTCCAGCAACGCCGCGACGGGCGCGAACCCGATTTCACCGTGCGCAACCAGGTCGAACTCGCCCAAATGGCCACCGCGACGTCGAACACCATGACCGCGCTGCTCGCCATCGTCACTGGCATTTCCCTGCTCGTCGGTGGCATCGGCATCATGAACATCATGCTCGTCAGCGTCACCGAGCGCACACGCGAGATCGGCATCCGCCTCGCCGTCGGCGCGCACGGCCGCGAGATTATGCTGCAGTTTCTCACCGAGGCCATCGTGCTCAGCGGTTTGGGTGGTGCCATCGGCGTGGTCCTCGGCATTGGCGCCTCGAAAATGCTGCCTCACTTCACCAACTGGGCCGTCCTCGTGTCGCCGCTTTCCATCGTGATCGCGCTCGGCGTGAGCGGCACGATCGGCGTGTTTTTCGGGTTTTACCCCGCCCGCAAGGCGGCTCAACTCGATCCGATCGATGCGCTCCGCTACGAGTAA
- a CDS encoding tetratricopeptide repeat protein yields the protein MRSATSKARFPILLLTLLVSISAAAGEKLTALQLFQAKRYAEAQIAYEQLAAADPGNAETHFHLGLLALRRNATDTAIAELERAVALDGKNSDYFAQLGSAYGAAAQAAGLFSKAGLARKCRVALEKAVELDPDNLDAREGLVAFYRQAPAFVGGGIEKAYAEAEEIKNRDVLAGSLLLAQLATGEKKYDAAFATLDRVLADHPDAYLALYAYGRIAAESGLRLDVGERHLRRCLELPPPARAPAHAAVQWRLGLIAEKRPDLPAARAAYAAALELDPAFSPARDALARLPKP from the coding sequence ATGCGCTCCGCTACGAGTAAAGCACGCTTCCCCATTCTGCTCCTCACCCTGCTGGTGAGTATTTCCGCCGCCGCGGGCGAAAAACTCACCGCCCTTCAGCTCTTCCAAGCCAAGCGCTACGCCGAGGCGCAAATCGCCTACGAGCAACTCGCCGCCGCCGACCCCGGCAACGCCGAGACGCACTTTCATCTCGGCCTGCTCGCCCTGCGCCGCAACGCCACCGATACCGCCATCGCCGAGCTCGAACGCGCCGTCGCGTTGGACGGAAAAAACTCCGACTACTTTGCTCAACTCGGCAGCGCTTACGGCGCCGCCGCGCAAGCCGCGGGTCTTTTTAGCAAGGCCGGCCTCGCCCGGAAATGCCGCGTCGCACTCGAGAAAGCCGTCGAGCTTGACCCCGACAACCTCGACGCCCGCGAAGGCCTCGTCGCGTTTTATCGGCAAGCCCCGGCCTTCGTCGGAGGCGGGATCGAAAAGGCCTACGCCGAGGCCGAAGAAATCAAAAACCGCGATGTCCTCGCGGGCTCCCTGCTCCTCGCGCAACTCGCCACCGGCGAGAAAAAATACGACGCGGCCTTCGCCACGCTGGATCGCGTGCTCGCCGACCACCCCGATGCCTACCTCGCGCTCTACGCTTACGGGCGCATCGCCGCCGAAAGCGGATTGCGCCTCGATGTCGGCGAACGCCACCTGCGCCGCTGCCTCGAACTTCCTCCACCCGCCCGCGCGCCGGCCCACGCCGCCGTCCAATGGCGCCTCGGTCTCATCGCCGAGAAACGCCCCGACCTCCCCGCCGCCCGCGCCGCTTACGCCGCCGCTCTGGAACTCGATCCGGCGTTTTCGCCCGCCCGCGACGCGCTCGCGCGTTTGCCGAAACCCTGA
- a CDS encoding ABC transporter ATP-binding protein, with product MVPSPPIVECRDVEKRFGSGPLVLDRVTFTAQSGDFIGLIGPSGCGKSTLLRLLAGLSPVSAGHLRIGARPPTEASAELAFVFQEPTLLPWRTAAQNVELPQQLRGVAPSARAAARQHALALVNLGDRGAAYPRQLSGGQKMRVSLARAFTLSPQILLLDEPFGALDEMTREHLNEELLTIRESQAWTAFFVTHSVAEAVFLSNRIFVFAANPGRLHREIRIDLPYPRTAATRRSRAYQDLVAEISHLLRNVETGAPA from the coding sequence ATGGTCCCCTCGCCGCCCATCGTCGAATGTCGCGACGTCGAAAAACGTTTCGGCTCCGGTCCGCTCGTGCTCGACCGCGTCACGTTCACCGCGCAAAGCGGCGACTTCATCGGACTCATCGGCCCCAGCGGTTGCGGCAAGTCCACGCTCCTGCGCCTGCTCGCCGGGCTCAGCCCCGTTTCCGCCGGCCACCTCCGGATCGGCGCGCGTCCACCCACCGAGGCGAGCGCCGAACTGGCGTTCGTCTTTCAGGAGCCGACTCTTCTCCCGTGGCGCACGGCGGCGCAAAACGTCGAGCTCCCGCAGCAATTGCGCGGCGTCGCGCCATCGGCGCGGGCCGCCGCGCGCCAGCACGCCCTCGCTCTCGTCAACCTCGGCGACCGCGGCGCCGCGTATCCCCGCCAGCTTTCCGGCGGTCAGAAAATGCGTGTTTCCCTTGCCCGCGCGTTCACGTTGTCGCCCCAAATCCTCCTGCTCGACGAGCCGTTCGGCGCGCTCGACGAAATGACCCGCGAGCACCTCAACGAGGAGTTGCTCACCATCCGCGAATCGCAGGCTTGGACCGCATTCTTCGTGACCCACTCGGTGGCCGAAGCGGTTTTTCTCTCGAACCGCATTTTCGTCTTCGCGGCGAATCCCGGCCGATTGCACCGCGAAATCCGCATCGACCTGCCCTATCCGCGCACCGCCGCGACCCGCCGTTCCCGCGCCTATCAGGATCTCGTCGCCGAAATTTCCCATCTGTTGCGCAACGTCGAAACCGGCGCGCCTGCCTGA
- a CDS encoding ABC transporter permease, producing the protein MKFSLQRILLPALTGVLMILVWYAIRLGLADDLRFLLPSPGQVLMALRENAAPLARATLNTGEGALLGFLASIVIGAVLALLLAWSPLVRVSLYPYLMMLQMMPVIVVAPILVLWVGPGLKSVVIVTFLICFFPIVVNATQGLVSADRTLAELFRMYGATRLQETRLLRIPAALPYFFTGLRIAAVLAPIGALVGDYTAGSSAGDGGGLGFQAIIYSSQARYPALFATAAITCVLGFVFVAVVLILSWLALHRWHDSYQRRDL; encoded by the coding sequence ATGAAATTTTCGCTTCAACGCATTCTGCTGCCCGCGCTGACCGGCGTGCTCATGATCCTCGTGTGGTATGCGATCCGCCTCGGACTCGCCGACGATCTGCGTTTCCTCCTGCCGTCGCCCGGTCAGGTCTTGATGGCGCTCCGCGAAAACGCCGCCCCGCTCGCCCGCGCCACCCTCAACACCGGCGAGGGCGCGCTCCTTGGTTTTCTGGCCTCGATCGTGATCGGCGCCGTCCTCGCCCTGCTCCTCGCGTGGTCGCCGCTCGTGCGCGTCAGCCTTTATCCGTATTTGATGATGCTGCAGATGATGCCGGTCATCGTCGTCGCGCCGATTCTCGTGCTCTGGGTGGGGCCCGGCTTGAAGAGCGTCGTCATTGTCACGTTCCTCATCTGCTTTTTTCCGATCGTGGTCAACGCCACCCAGGGGCTCGTCTCCGCCGATCGCACTCTCGCCGAACTCTTCCGCATGTATGGCGCCACGCGTCTGCAGGAGACGCGGCTCCTGCGCATTCCCGCGGCGCTGCCGTATTTTTTCACCGGCCTGCGCATCGCCGCGGTGCTCGCCCCCATCGGCGCGCTCGTCGGCGATTACACCGCCGGCTCTTCCGCGGGCGACGGTGGCGGACTGGGCTTTCAAGCCATCATCTACAGCAGCCAAGCCCGCTACCCCGCGCTCTTCGCCACGGCTGCGATCACGTGCGTGCTTGGCTTTGTGTTTGTCGCGGTCGTGCTCATTCTGAGCTGGCTCGCCCTTCACCGCTGGCACGATTCCTATCAACGTCGCGATCTCTGA
- a CDS encoding ABC transporter substrate-binding protein, translating into MKRLALIALFLAAAAVLAAADSPLFKLTVQLDWVAEPEHGGFYQAQARGFFRDEGLDVTIIPGGPNAFVMPKIATGQADIGQADSTNTLLQVAEGLPILQIGAVFQDDPSGLLVNADSSVHRFEDLDGKTIIARPEWAFLKFLRQKYHVSFNIVPQNFSVAAFLGDKEAIQQGYFIAEPYHIVKAGGKMPRFLSTWDAGFRSYAVLVTNRRFAREHPQELRAFLRAYIHGWSDYLTGDPTPANNAMKAANPNNTDDFLAFSRQKIIDEKLVTGRDADGGPQRIGRLDPARYETQIKQLEALDILKPGKVTAAQAMTTKFLP; encoded by the coding sequence ATGAAACGTCTTGCCCTCATCGCCTTGTTCCTCGCCGCCGCGGCTGTCCTCGCCGCCGCGGATTCGCCGCTCTTCAAGCTCACCGTGCAACTCGATTGGGTCGCGGAGCCCGAGCATGGCGGCTTTTACCAGGCGCAGGCGCGCGGCTTTTTTCGCGACGAAGGACTCGACGTCACGATCATCCCTGGCGGCCCCAATGCGTTTGTCATGCCCAAGATCGCCACCGGGCAGGCCGACATCGGCCAGGCCGACAGCACCAACACCCTCCTGCAAGTCGCCGAAGGCCTGCCCATCCTCCAAATTGGTGCGGTGTTTCAGGACGATCCTTCCGGCCTGCTCGTCAACGCCGACAGCAGCGTCCACCGCTTCGAAGATCTCGACGGCAAGACGATCATCGCGCGTCCCGAGTGGGCGTTTCTCAAATTCCTTCGGCAGAAATATCATGTCTCCTTCAACATCGTGCCGCAGAATTTTTCCGTCGCCGCCTTTCTCGGCGACAAGGAGGCGATTCAACAAGGCTACTTCATCGCCGAGCCCTACCACATTGTGAAAGCCGGCGGCAAAATGCCGCGCTTTCTCTCGACGTGGGACGCCGGATTCCGCTCCTACGCCGTCCTCGTCACCAACCGTCGGTTCGCACGCGAGCACCCGCAGGAATTACGCGCGTTCCTCCGCGCCTACATCCACGGCTGGAGCGATTACCTCACCGGCGACCCCACGCCCGCCAACAACGCCATGAAAGCCGCGAATCCCAACAACACCGACGACTTCCTCGCGTTCTCCCGCCAAAAGATCATCGACGAAAAACTGGTCACCGGCCGCGATGCCGACGGCGGCCCGCAACGCATCGGCCGCCTCGATCCCGCGCGCTATGAAACGCAGATCAAGCAGCTCGAGGCTCTGGATATTTTGAAGCCCGGCAAAGTCACCGCCGCGCAAGCGATGACGACCAAGTTTCTTCCCTGA
- a CDS encoding class I SAM-dependent methyltransferase, whose amino-acid sequence MSLPATASARDRFLAALRAAVADGTLTKLTLGKHRGADATLKNIFVRPVALKAGPNLAFVYRHATRDITKNLPPSAALATLERLIGGDFLDAHLFTTAQTAQLETQPDGSSRLHLKLAAGPAAPLVAAHDRAKTRLISPDAPWLRALGVTNDRGQPREGMAAKFRQIEKFAELLSHLLAEAPLPTDRALNICDMGSGKGYLTFAISALLGPRAHVTGIESRPELAAFCNDVARQHGFDRQLAFHAGTIADATPASVDVLIALHACDTATDDALARGLAAGATLLVVAPCCQKELRPQLTPPPILADALRHGIFQERQAEFATDALRALLLEWAGYRTKVFEFISTEHTAKNLMIAAIKSSAPAPNPALADRVRAFAAFYGIKHQHLAAALGFPLQPNAS is encoded by the coding sequence ATGTCGCTTCCCGCTACGGCGTCCGCCCGCGATCGCTTCCTCGCCGCCCTGCGCGCCGCCGTGGCCGACGGCACGCTCACGAAGCTCACCCTCGGCAAACACCGCGGCGCGGACGCCACGCTCAAAAACATTTTCGTGCGTCCCGTCGCGCTCAAGGCTGGTCCGAATCTCGCGTTCGTTTACCGCCACGCCACGCGCGACATCACCAAAAATCTCCCGCCCTCCGCCGCGCTCGCCACGCTCGAACGGCTCATCGGCGGCGATTTTCTCGACGCGCATCTCTTCACCACCGCGCAAACCGCCCAACTGGAAACGCAACCCGACGGCTCATCGCGTCTGCATCTCAAACTCGCGGCCGGCCCAGCGGCGCCGCTCGTCGCTGCGCACGATCGCGCCAAAACGCGCCTGATTTCCCCCGACGCGCCCTGGCTCCGCGCCCTCGGTGTGACCAACGACCGCGGCCAGCCCCGCGAAGGCATGGCGGCCAAATTTCGCCAGATCGAAAAATTCGCCGAATTGCTCTCGCACCTTCTCGCGGAGGCGCCGTTGCCCACCGACCGCGCCCTCAACATTTGCGACATGGGTTCCGGCAAAGGCTATCTCACGTTCGCGATCAGCGCCCTCCTCGGCCCGCGAGCGCATGTCACCGGCATCGAATCCCGCCCGGAATTGGCGGCGTTTTGCAACGACGTCGCGCGACAGCACGGCTTCGACCGTCAACTCGCGTTCCACGCCGGCACCATCGCCGACGCGACGCCCGCTTCCGTTGATGTGCTGATTGCCCTGCACGCCTGCGATACCGCCACCGACGACGCCCTCGCCCGCGGCCTCGCCGCCGGCGCCACGCTGCTCGTCGTCGCTCCGTGCTGTCAGAAGGAACTCCGCCCGCAACTCACCCCGCCGCCGATCCTCGCCGACGCGTTGCGCCACGGCATCTTTCAGGAACGCCAGGCGGAATTCGCCACCGATGCATTGCGCGCGCTCCTGCTTGAGTGGGCCGGTTACCGCACGAAGGTCTTCGAGTTCATCTCGACCGAGCACACCGCGAAAAATCTAATGATCGCCGCGATCAAGTCGTCCGCCCCCGCGCCGAATCCCGCCCTCGCCGACCGCGTGCGCGCCTTCGCGGCCTTCTACGGAATCAAACACCAACACCTCGCCGCCGCGCTCGGTTTCCCCCTCCAGCCCAACGCGTCATGA